In the Nocardioides panaciterrulae genome, CGCACTGGCTCAGGGGCAGGTCGCACAGCTCGCAGTAGTCCTCGGAGGATGTCATCGCCCTCCACCTTGCCGCTGCCGTCCCGGGCCCCGCAAGCCGGGGTCCACTCCCGGCATCCGGGAACCCCGCGGGAACACCGGCCGGGCCGGCACTTCCTACGGGCGGGTAACCTCGCGGACGCGGGCCCACCCGGCCGCCACCGACCCCAGGAGAGACGCCGATGCAGCTGGAGCTGTCCCCGGAGGACGCCGCCTTCCGTGACGAGATGCGGACGTTCTTCACCACCGAGATCCCCCAGGAGATCCGCGACACCGTGGCCGAGCGCCGCGAGCTCACCAAGGAGCAGATCGTGGAGAGCCAGCGGCTCATGAACCAGCACGGTCTGGCCGTGCCGCACTGGCCGGTCGAGTGGGGCGGCCAGGACTGGTCCCAGCTGCGCCGGCACATCTGGCACGAGGAGATGCAGCGCGCCGCCGTCCCCCCGCCGCTGGCGTTCAACGCCTCGATGGTCGGCCCGGTGATCGCGACCTTCGGCTCCCAGGAGCTCAAGGAGCGGTTCCTGCCGGCGACCGCGAACCTCGACATCTGGTGGTCGCAGGGCTTCTCCGAGCCCGACGCCGGCTCCGACCTCGCCTCGCTGCGCACCACCGCGGTGCGCGACGGCGACGAGTTCGTGGTCAACGGGCAGAAGACCTGGACCACGCTGGGCCAGTACGGCGACTGGATCTTCTGCCTGGTCCGCACCGACCCCGAGGCCAAGAAGCAGCGCGGCATCTCGTTCCTGCTCATCGACATGACCAGCCCCGGCGTCACCGTGCGGCCGATCGAGCTGATCGACGGCGGCCACGAGGTCAACGAGGTGTGGTTCGAGGACGTGCGGGTCCCGGCCGACCAGCTCGTCGGCGAGCTCAACCACGGCTGGGACTACGCGAAGTTCCTGCTCGGCAACGAGCGGGTCGGGGTCGCGCCGGTCGGCGCCACCAAGCGGGTGCTCGCCGCCGCCAAGCAGTACGCCGGGGAGCAGCTGGCCGATCCGCTGACCGCCGCCCGGTTCGCCGAGCTCGAGAACGAGCTGCTCGCCCTGGAGCTCACCGCGCTGCGGGTCGCCGCGAACTCCTCCGACGGCAAGCCGCACCCGGCCTCGTCGGTGCTGAAGCTGAAGGGCACCGAGCTGCAGCAGGCCGTCAGCGAGCTGGTCGTGGACCTGGCCGGCCCGGACTCGCTGGCGTCCGGGGCGGGTGAGGACTCCGCCATC is a window encoding:
- a CDS encoding acyl-CoA dehydrogenase family protein; this encodes MQLELSPEDAAFRDEMRTFFTTEIPQEIRDTVAERRELTKEQIVESQRLMNQHGLAVPHWPVEWGGQDWSQLRRHIWHEEMQRAAVPPPLAFNASMVGPVIATFGSQELKERFLPATANLDIWWSQGFSEPDAGSDLASLRTTAVRDGDEFVVNGQKTWTTLGQYGDWIFCLVRTDPEAKKQRGISFLLIDMTSPGVTVRPIELIDGGHEVNEVWFEDVRVPADQLVGELNHGWDYAKFLLGNERVGVAPVGATKRVLAAAKQYAGEQLADPLTAARFAELENELLALELTALRVAANSSDGKPHPASSVLKLKGTELQQAVSELVVDLAGPDSLASGAGEDSAIPWWSRRATPAYLNLRKASIYGGSNEIQRQIIAKTILGL